The genomic DNA ACATCTTTCCCAGGAGGGTTTTATGATGCAGTGATACAAGCTCTACCATTCAGCCAGAAGGTACCAGTCAAGCCTACCCTGGAGTGTGTTGGAACAGCTTGATTTATTAAAAAGAGTAACATCTTCCACCtaaatttattaatcctaccatTTTGCAGTTCCTGTCAATCTCTGACTGGAACAACTACCATGTTTAAACATTAGACCAGGAGGTGGTATTGTCAGAGACAGATGGATTCCCATTCTTCCCAGCACGTTTCAGATGGAAGTGACTGTCCATGGTGGCTTGACTAATACAGCCAATCTCTCTCAGAAGTTTCAAAATGTCATTTCTGAATTTGACACCAATAAACACATAGAGGATTGGGTTGAGACAGCTGTGACTGAAGCCAACACTCTCTGACAGAACAATGGCAAAAGCCAGTTTTCTGTAGAACTCACAGTCAGCAATGAACACATCCAGTGATCGCAGTGTCTTGATGATAATGGCCACATTGTAAGGAGACCAGCAGATGAAAAACATGACAGTGACTGTCAGCACCATCTTGACGGCCTTATGCCTCTTAAAGTTCTGGGTCTTGCACAGAGTTTGAATCACTTTGGTGTAACAGTAACACATGACAGCaagtggcaaggaaaagccaatACCATGGTACAGGATTTGCTCGGCCAAGAGCCAGTCGTTCGCCCTGATGTCATCTGATGGGTAAGTGCATTTGGAAATGTTCTCTGGCAACTTTGTCTCAACTTTTAAGAAGACAAGAGTTGGAATTTGAAGGATGAATCCTATGGCCCAGACAGCTGAGCAGACCAGGTGCACATACCGGGCTTTGCGTTTTTTGTAGGTTTGGACCGCATAGACAATTGCCAGGTACCGGTCAAAGCTGATGCACCCTAAAAGCAGACTGTTGCAGAAGAAGTTGAGCTTGTGAAGGGAACCTATCACTTTACAAAGGAAAGTTTTGAAGCGCCACCCCAAAATATTTTCCAGAGCAATGAAAGGAAGGCCCAGGACAAGGAGAAGATCAGCCATTGCTAGGTGCAGCAAGTAGTTGTCAGTCGGAGTCCGGAAGTGCCTGTAACGTAGCAGGATCAGCAACACCAAGCCATTGCCAATGGTCCCGAACAAGAAAACTATGAAATATAGCAATGGGACAAGAATTTTCCGGAAATACTTGGGGGTTTCATCTTCTTCAGGGCAGTATGTTTCTTCATATACCATGTCCTCTGTAAAATTTTCATACATGTATTCCTGAAATCAGAAagaataaaaatcacaaacactgACCTGAAAATGGTTTAAAAAAATTTAATTTGCAATCATGTCTACCTTATTCTTTCTACAAATTCCTGTCTTGCTTGCTACCAAGTGAGCAGCTCTTATTTACAGGTCTGAccttagactttttaaaaaatttaacctatttttcttcCCAACATTTTTggagatgttatcacacacctgTGGAGTAGGTAGGATGTGAACCTGGGCCTTCTTATCCAGgggtatggacactaccactgtgtcacatgATGGCCCTAAAAATGTTATTGCACAACTCTGGAGCATGTGGTTCTTGAAcctgtgttatgaagatgtgggtgcgatgtacctttaagaaagttaaaagctagcagaactacctgacactcCAAGTGTGctgaataagatacaatgtaaccttttggtctAGCAGCTactgtagctggttgcctggagacaaaaataaaagcaaatttgaTTTAGGCCAATCCATTTAAATTATCtcccgaaaaataccaaactccaattaagtttgaatttagtatattgacaatattaaaagctaaTGACACAAACCGATGCTttaggggtataagactggggcaAATTGAACAGTTAGAGAACTGCTAAACCACCAATACATGCAagctgcccagagaatagctctcttaaaggtacctttattgatcagtgacctgtgaaacagaaaccctaagaagaagaaaagaagacagaggaagatataaagagaagattcaacagctggctggttttgaaatttgaattgttgataaatcttaattgggggttttatcgggccagtattatagaagggaaaggaggagataagtgtgggaaaagatctgccaccctaCCAACCCACAATAgccccacaaaagcaaaattggccaaaaAATACCCAGAAAGCACATGCAAACTTACAAGCCAAATCAGACAGCCCTTccagacaagggaatacacttcaAGCTCACTAACAATGACAGAGCACCGCAGATATCTCAAAGCCCCAAGGGCATCTTTTCAACCCAGCAATACCAGAGCCACACAAAGAGCTGGTCAGACAGCGAGGCACCAGCAAGGGCATGCTCCAGgcacaggacaatggaagcagctcaccacttcagaggagacatttacacctacctgtgaagaggaatggaaccatcgatactgtcaggatgttgcaatgtgtgaaggaacagaacaTTCATCTgataactgttttccaattagcatccttgtaactagattacttcatttccagatacattgtattttcCCCATTTCTTAATTAGCCTTATTGTGCAGCATTATTATAaaaaactggtctcatcctcagttctgggaagagaaattctgatctacctgtacagactgtcagttccGTGTCAGCCTAGTCTGTTTCCCTTCCAGCCATATCGCTTGTAATAAagtgtttgtcaatttcacttcgagctgtgctttgtgatctctaacctattgggcGGATTTCTCTGACAATAggtgagagaaaggagttgtaaatagtgttagttaattattctctgttatattttaagaaataaagttgttaatttttactttaaatagttattggcctcttgaattttcacagattactgtacaagataaatcttttctgtgttgctaagGGGTTTACCCAGTGTCGTAACACCTGGGTCTGCTGGGCTGTAAGTAAGGACATTATCACTGCATCACAAAAGCCGCTAGACACAGCTCTGAGATTGGGTCCTTGTCACTTTTACCTTAAGTATAGGGCAAGTCAGCATCATCTTCGGATAAAATCTGCAACTATATGGGGATTGGTTCAGGACTCAAAAATCCATATGTTTACTATATTGATCAGAAAGCCTGGTCCTCTAATCACCAACCAAACACTTCAATCTCTAATATTATAATTTTTTTACATCTTTCAATGGTATTGATGAGCAAGACATTTCTTGGGGATGAAGTTCTAAGTATTTCATGGGGGAGGTGGAGAACTTTACAATTTCAAGTTGGCATGCTGAGAAATAAGAGCAGACCATTCCCCCTTGAGCCTATTTCACCATTCAGTATAATCAATGGATAACCTGTACCATTGATCACATGTCCAATATACCTGACCTTGAAACCAGAACCCTCAAAACCTGGGTAAATCTATCAACACCAAACAgatattgttaaaacaaaatgctggaaatactcaccCAATCAGAGaatttctgtgaagagagaaacagagttaatatttcaggtccatgAATTTACATCACATCTATCAAtatcagttttgaaattttcaatcgACCCTCCCTATTCTAACAGCTTATCAAGGGAGAGAGATCCAGATTCCCACTATCCTCTGTTTGAACAGTTGCCTCCTGACATGGTCCATGATCTGCCTGGATCTAATTTGAGGTTCCATCTCCTTTTCTGAACTCCCTACCAGAGGAAATAATTTCTCTCTATCTACACATTAAGACACATTAAGAGTGTACTGGAAATCAAGGTCCTCCATTACATGAGCTGTACTGAACTTATAAATGTTCCATTTAATCACCAAAATGGTCAGCTTGTTTCTCTTTATTATGTTAACTGGAACAAGAGACACTTTCACTGAGTTTCTTCAGGAAACACGAAAATAACACATTTATTAAAGACAAGAACAATGATGAAATAAGATCCTGTGGAAGATTAAACTTTATCACCCTCATCAcaaccacactcacacccatTAATATTAAGccagaacaaaaggaaacagcTCTGCAGAGTGATTATGAGTGGGAAAAAATAAGCAAAAAAGAGAATAACATGCTTGTTAGTCAAATGCAGAGATAGAATGGGTTGACCTCCCATAGTTCCTATGATTTCCCGTCAATGAGATCCTATTTCTATTGGTCATAGAGTGATGGATGATCTTCAAACCAGATTTCAGATTCAGCTAGAAAATAGTTAGGGGCACTAATACATGAAACTTACAGGACTCAGAAATGCTTCACTGAGGGAGAGAGCATACAAAAATGCCAATCTTTCCTTGGcaacattttggtaaggcaaaccagggctggagttacacagttaatggtagggagattgctgaacaaagagatctaggggcGCAgtacatatttccttgaaagtggagtcgcaggtagacagggtggtgccTTTATTGGTCTTCTAGAACATTATAGGGGTATA from Hemiscyllium ocellatum isolate sHemOce1 chromosome 29, sHemOce1.pat.X.cur, whole genome shotgun sequence includes the following:
- the LOC132829682 gene encoding C-X-C chemokine receptor type 5 translates to MSKMRFVIGNLTDEYMYENFTEDMVYEETYCPEEDETPKYFRKILVPLLYFIVFLFGTIGNGLVLLILLRYRHFRTPTDNYLLHLAMADLLLVLGLPFIALENILGWRFKTFLCKVIGSLHKLNFFCNSLLLGCISFDRYLAIVYAVQTYKKRKARYVHLVCSAVWAIGFILQIPTLVFLKVETKLPENISKCTYPSDDIRANDWLLAEQILYHGIGFSLPLAVMCYCYTKVIQTLCKTQNFKRHKAVKMVLTVTVMFFICWSPYNVAIIIKTLRSLDVFIADCEFYRKLAFAIVLSESVGFSHSCLNPILYVFIGVKFRNDILKLLREIGCISQATMDSHFHLKRAGKNGNPSVSDNTTSWSNV